A DNA window from Macadamia integrifolia cultivar HAES 741 chromosome 4, SCU_Mint_v3, whole genome shotgun sequence contains the following coding sequences:
- the LOC122076884 gene encoding homeobox protein HD1-like isoform X2, whose protein sequence is MQETSGLGILGGSGGSGAGGLNEDVPMSVSLAISAEQQRQLKAEIATHPLYEQLLAAHVGCLRVATPIDHLPFIDMQLGQAHHLLRSYASLHHHQPTALSPHERQDLDNFLEQYLLVLYSFKEQLQQHVRVHAVEAVMACREIEQSFQALTGATLGGGTGATMSDDEDDEVQTDGGLDQTGPDGFDMTGFGPLLPTESERSLMERVRQELKIELKQGFRSRIEDVREEILRKRRAGKLPGDTTSVLKNWWQQHSKWPYPTEDDKAKLVEETGLQLKQINNWFINQRKRNWHTNSQSMTSLKSKRKR, encoded by the exons ATGCAGGAAACAAGTGGGTTGGGAATATTAGGGGGTAGCGGTGGTTCTGGAGCTGGTGGGTTAAACGAGGATGTGCCCATGTCGGTTTCGCTAGCGATTTCAGCGGAGCAACAGCGGCAGCTCAAGGCGGAGATCGCTACACACCCGCTCTATGAGCAGCTTCTAGCTGCCCATGTTGGGTGTCTCCGTGTGGCTACTCCAATTGACCATTTACCTTTCATCGATATGCAGCTTGGGCAGGCTCACCATCTCCTTCGTTCTTACGCTTCCCTGCATCATCACCAACCAACTGCCCTCTCTCCCCATGAGAGACAGGACCTCGACAACTTCTTG GAACAATATCTGTTGGTGCTATACTCATTCAAAGAACAACTTCAACAACATGTTCGTGTCCATGCTGTGGAGGCTGTTATGGCTTGCCGTGAAATTGAACAATCCTTCCAAGCTCTCACAG GAGCAACTCTTGGTGGAGGAACAGGAGCAACAAtgtcagatgatgaagatgatgaagtcCAAACGGATGGTGGTTTAGATCAAACAGGTCCTGATGGGTTTGACATGACAGGATTTGGTCCATTGCTTCCGACAGAATCTGAACGATCTCTTATGGAGAGAGTTAGGCAGGAATTAAAGATTGAACTGAAACAG GGATTTAGGTCAAGAATTGAAGATGTAAGAGAGGAGAtattaagaaaaagaagggcAGGAAAATTACCTGGTGATACAACTTCGGTGTTGAAAAATTGGTGGCAACAACACTCAAAGTGGCCCTATCCTACG GAGGATGACAAGGCAAAACTTGTGGAGGAGACGGGCTTGCAACTTAAACAAATTAACAATTGGTTCATCAACCAAAGAAAGCGCAACTGGCACACTAATTCTCAATCAATGACCTCTTTAAAGTCCAAACGCAAAAGGTAG
- the LOC122076884 gene encoding homeobox protein HD1-like isoform X1, protein MQETSGLGILGGSGGSGAGGLNEDVPMSVSLAISAEQQRQLKAEIATHPLYEQLLAAHVGCLRVATPIDHLPFIDMQLGQAHHLLRSYASLHHHQPTALSPHERQDLDNFLEQYLLVLYSFKEQLQQHVRVHAVEAVMACREIEQSFQALTGATLGGGTGATMSDDEDDEVQTDGGLDQTGPDGFDMTGFGPLLPTESERSLMERVRQELKIELKQGFRSRIEDVREEILRKRRAGKLPGDTTSVLKNWWQQHSKWPYPTGQVHQLMSKNRIEAIMFDSQKFKILVVSDQKPWGISSRRDSNEYPNLMVDMVTLL, encoded by the exons ATGCAGGAAACAAGTGGGTTGGGAATATTAGGGGGTAGCGGTGGTTCTGGAGCTGGTGGGTTAAACGAGGATGTGCCCATGTCGGTTTCGCTAGCGATTTCAGCGGAGCAACAGCGGCAGCTCAAGGCGGAGATCGCTACACACCCGCTCTATGAGCAGCTTCTAGCTGCCCATGTTGGGTGTCTCCGTGTGGCTACTCCAATTGACCATTTACCTTTCATCGATATGCAGCTTGGGCAGGCTCACCATCTCCTTCGTTCTTACGCTTCCCTGCATCATCACCAACCAACTGCCCTCTCTCCCCATGAGAGACAGGACCTCGACAACTTCTTG GAACAATATCTGTTGGTGCTATACTCATTCAAAGAACAACTTCAACAACATGTTCGTGTCCATGCTGTGGAGGCTGTTATGGCTTGCCGTGAAATTGAACAATCCTTCCAAGCTCTCACAG GAGCAACTCTTGGTGGAGGAACAGGAGCAACAAtgtcagatgatgaagatgatgaagtcCAAACGGATGGTGGTTTAGATCAAACAGGTCCTGATGGGTTTGACATGACAGGATTTGGTCCATTGCTTCCGACAGAATCTGAACGATCTCTTATGGAGAGAGTTAGGCAGGAATTAAAGATTGAACTGAAACAG GGATTTAGGTCAAGAATTGAAGATGTAAGAGAGGAGAtattaagaaaaagaagggcAGGAAAATTACCTGGTGATACAACTTCGGTGTTGAAAAATTGGTGGCAACAACACTCAAAGTGGCCCTATCCTACG GGTCAGGTACATCAGCTGATGTCGAAAAACAGAATTGAAGCCATAATGTTTGACAGCCAGAAATTCAAGATACTAGTAGTATCAGACCAGAAACCTTGGGGAATTTCATCAAGAAGGGATTCTAATGAATATCCTAATCTCATGGTTGATATGGTAACATTATTGTGA
- the LOC122077474 gene encoding subtilisin-like protease SBT4.14, with product MIRNKSTESFHLLLLLLVLASSIIINGDKEKSFYIVYMGDRPNAREQGVQSHINILSTVKGSSSAAEDSIVHSYTSSFSAFAAKLTADEAQQLSSMDRVISVFPNRYHKLSTTKSWDFIGFPLTVKRKLKIESDIIVGLLDTGITPDSESFNDKGFGPPPEKWKGTCRRYVKFSGCNNKIIGARYFKLDGTRDPYDILSPIDVDGHGTHTSSTLAGNLVKDASLYGLAKGIARGAVPSARIAVYKVCWESSGCADMDLLAAFDTAIADGVDIISISIGSGIVGYLNDSIAIGTFHAMKKGILTSASAGNGGPTPGTVENHAPWILTVGASGTNRQFRSKVMLGNGKTFSGIGVNNFSPERKLYPLVVGANASNDSSDTASSARYCIEGSLDSSKVKGKLVYCEMLMWGVDSAVKLASGVGTVVESDANPDTAQIFMTPGTVVDSKTGKAVTDYINSTRSPSAVIYRTQEVNVPAPFVASFSSRGPNPASIHILKPDIVAPGIDILASYTLLKSLTGFEGDNQYSKFTIMSGTSMACPHVAGVAAYIKSFHPKWSPAAIKSAIITTAKQLSPRVNNDAEFAYGSGQVNPARAIHPGLVYDMDQLSYIQFLCREGYKGSSLGFLVGSKHVNCSSLPPSKGSDGLNYPTMQLPTSMNRSYTTGVFRRRVTNVGPAESVYNATIRAPKGVVITVRPETLSFTHKIKQRSFIVMVKAKRIPNMQMRSGELVWRCSHYAVRSSIVIYGP from the exons ATGATAAGAAACAAATCTACAGAGTCCtttcatctccttcttcttcttcttgtcttggCAAGCTCTATCATCATCAATGGTGACAAGGAGAAG agtTTTTACATAGTCTATATGGGAGATCGTCCTAACGCGAGAGAACAAGGAGTTCAGTCACATATAAATATCCTCTCAACCGTGAAAGGAAG TTCTAGTGCAGCTGAGGACTCCATTGTTCATAGCTACACCAGTAGCTTCAGTGCTTTTGCAGCAAAGCTAACCGCTGATGAAGCCCAACAGTTGTCGA GTATGGATCGAGTGATTTCTGTATTTCCTAATCGATATCACAAGCTTAGCACTACAAAATCATGGGATTTTATTGGATTTCCTCTCACtgtaaaaagaaaattgaagatAGAGAGTGACATAATTGTGGGTTTATTGGATACTG GGATAACTCCAGATTCTGAGAGCTTCAACGATAAAGGATTCGGACCTCCGCCGGAAAAATGGAAGGGAACTTGTCGCCGCTATGTTAAGTTCTCTGGATGCAACAA TAAGATCATAGGAGCAAGATACTTCAAGCTTGATGGCACCCGTGACCCATATGACATCTTATCTCCAATCGATGTGGATGGCCATGGCACTCATACATCATCCACACTTGCAGGAAATCTAGTAAAAGATGCCAGCCTTTATGGCCTTGCAAAGGGTATTGCACGCGGAGCAGTGCCCTCTGCAAGAATTGCGGTTTACAAGGTCTGTTGGGAAAGCAGTGGATGTGCAGATATGGACCTTCTGGCCGCATTCGATACGGCGATAGCCGACGGTGTCGAtatcatctccatctccattggTAGTGGAATTGTTGGGTACTTAAATGATTCCATAGCCATTGGAACTTTCCATGCCATGAAGAAGGGCATCCTCACCAGTGCCTCCGCCGGCAACGGCGGCCCAACTCCGGGTACTGTAGAAAATCATGCACCATGGATTCTTACGGTCGGTGCAAGCGGCACGAATCGGCAGTTTAGGAGTAAAGTCATGTTGGGTAATGGGAAGACATTCTCT GGAATTGGTGTGAACAACTTTTCTCCAGAACGAAAACTTTATCCCCTCGTCGTTGGGGCTAATGCCAGCAACGATTCCAGTGACACTGCCAGCAGTGCGAG GTATTGTATAGAAGGCTCCCTGGATTCTTCAAAGGTGAAGGGGAAGCTAGTCTACTGCGAGATGTTGATGTGGGGCGTTGATTCCGCCGTCAAACTCGCCAGTGGGGTTGGCACCGTCGTAGAAAGCGACGCTAACCCTGATACTGCTCAAATTTTCATGACACCAGGAACTGTAGTGGATTCGAAAACTGGCAAAGCTGTCACTGATTACATAAACTCTACAAG ATCACCATCAGCAGTTATTTATAGGACCCAAGAAGTTAATGTTCCAGCACCGTTTGTGGCTTCATTTTCATCTCGTGGGCCTAATCCTGCATCCATCCACATTCTCAAG CCGGACATTGTTGCACCGGGCATTGATATCTTAGCTTCTTATACCCTTCTCAAGTCTCTTACTGGATTTGAGGGTGATAATCAGTACTCAAAATTTACGATTATGTCTGGCACCTCCATGGCATGTCCTCATGTTGCTGGTGTTGCTGCTTATATCAAGTCATTCCATCCTAAATGGTCACCGGCTGCCATCAAATCTGCCATTATTACCACTG CCAAGCAGCTAAGTCCACGTGTCAACAATGATGCGGAGTTCGCATATGGTTCGGGTCAGGTGAACCCGGCTCGAGCTATCCATCCTGGTTTAGTATATGACATGGATCAGTTATCTTACATTCAGTTCCTATGTCGTGAGGGTTACAAAGGCTCCTCCTTGGGCTTCTTAGTTGGTTCAAAGCACGTAAACTGTTCTTCTTTGCCTCCTTCAAAGGGAAGCGATGGTCTCAACTATCCAACCATGCAGCTCCCCACGTCCATGAATAGATCCTACACAACTGGAGTTTTCAGAAGGAGAGTCACCAATGTGGGTCCCGCCGAGTCAGTGTACAATGCAACCATTAGAGCACCTAAAGGTGTTGTGATCACAGTGAGGCCTGAAActctctctttcactcataAAATAAAGCAAAGGAGCTTTATTGTGATGGTGAAAGCTAAGCGTATACCTAATATGCAAATGAGATCAGGTGAGCTCGTGTGGAGATGCTCTCATTATGCTGTAAGAAGCTCCATTGTTATATATGGTCCATAA